The following are from one region of the Osmerus mordax isolate fOsmMor3 chromosome 1, fOsmMor3.pri, whole genome shotgun sequence genome:
- the itcha gene encoding itchy E3 ubiquitin protein ligase a, whose translation MKAQLQVTVLSAKLRENKKNWFGPSPYVEVAVDGQSKKTEKCNNTHSPKWKQSLTVIVTPFSKLVFRVWSHQTLKADILLGLATLEISETLKSNEMKLCEVVQTLQLCSDRDPRDGVGDLSVCLDGMQVDPETFASAERERAAVPNGDPRQNGDCGNRSSRDTSPSSDSNEDWVIVPNGHPVNGTGSPAPSPGGSSGSRPPRPARPPPPTPRRPAASPASSSSSTPSEMSEAPATDGLSQASASGSADYQEPPAGPSQAPGAPPAAEAPAVTPAPGPSPISNGPLPPGWEQRVDQNGRLYFVDHIEKRTTWDRPDSLPAGWERRVDPMGRVYFVDHITRTTTWQRPTQESVRNYEEWQHQRSQLQGAMQQFNQRFIYGLQDQLPPTPNKEFDPLGPLPHGWEKRTDSNGRVYFVQHTTRTTQWEDPRTQGLLNDKPLPEGWEMRFTVDGIPYFVDHNRRTTTYIDPRTGKSSLENGPQITYVRDFKAKVQYFRFWCQQLSMPQHIKISVTRKTLFEDSFQQIMSFHPQDLRRRLWIIFPGEEGLDYGGVAREWFFLLSHEVLNPMYCLFEYAGKDNYCLQINPASYINPDHLKYFKFIGRFIAMALFHGKFIDTGFSLPFYKRILNKPLALKDLESIDPEFYNSLIWIKDNNLEECGLEMYFSVDKEILGEVTTHELKPDGGNVLVTEENKEEYIRLVAEWRLSRGVEEQTQAFFEGFNEVLPQQYLQYFDAKELEVMLCGMQEIDLVDWQRNAIYRHYARSSKQILWFWQFVKEMDNEKRMRLLQFVTGTCRLPMGGFADLMGSNGPQKFCIEKVGKENWLPRSHTCFNRLDLPPYKSYEQLKEKLMFAIEETEGFGQE comes from the exons ATGAAGGCACAACTTCAAGTCACTG TCCTGTCAGCTAAACtgagagaaaacaaaaagaaCTGGTTTGGGCCCAGTCCGTATGTGGAGGTGGCTGTGGATGGTCAGTCGAAGAAAACCGAAAagtgcaacaacacacacagccccaaatGGAAGCAGTCCCTCACAGT GATAGTCACCCCGTTTAGCAAGCTGGTATTCCGGGTATGGAGTCACCAGACCCTGAAGGCGGACATCTTGCTGGGGTTGGCTACCTTGGAGATCAGTGAAACACTCAAGTCCAATGAAATGAAAC tGTGTGAGGTGGTGCAGACGTTGCAGCTGTGCTCGGACAGGGACCCCAGGGACGGCGTGGGGGACCTGTCCGTGTGTCTCGACGGCATGCAGGTGGACCCCGAGACCTTCGCCTCGGCCGAGAGAGAGCGCG CTGCCGTTCCCAACGGGGACCCGAGACAGAACGGCGACTGTGGCAACAG ATCCAGCCGAGACACGTCTCCCTCCAGCGACTCCAACGAGGACTGGGTCATCGTGCCCAACGGTCACCCCGTCAACGGAACGGGGTCTCCcgccccgtcccccgggggctCCAGCGGCTCTCGCCCTCCCAGACctgcccgcccccctcctcccaccccccgccGACCAGCGGCCTCCCCAG cctcctccagcagctccaccCCCAGCGAGATGAGCGAGGCCCCGGCCACTGACGGCTTGTCCCAGGCCTCGGCCAGCGGCAGCGCCGACTACCAGGAGCCCCCTGCGGGGCCCTCGCAGGCCCCCGGCGCCCCCCCTGCAGCGGAGGCTCCGGCAGTGACCCCAGCCCCGGGCCCCAGCCCCATCTCCAATGGACCGCTGCCCCCAGG CTGGGAGCAGAGAGTGGACCAGAACGGCCGTCTGTACTTTGTGGATCACATTGAGAAGAGGACCACCTGGGACCGACCCGACTCACTTCCTGCGGG gtgggAGCGGCGGGTGGACCCCATGGGCAGGGTGTACTTCGTGGACCACATCACGCGCACCACCACCTGGCAGCGGCCCACGCAGGAGTCGGTGCGGAACTACGAGGAGTGGCAGCACCAGCGCAGCCAGCTGCAGGGGGCCATGCAGCAGTTCAACCAGAGGTTCATCTACGGG CTCCAGGACCAGCTTCCGCCCACACCAAATAAGGAGTTTGACCCACTGGGGCCGTTGCCACATGGCTGGG AGAAGAGAACGGACAGTAACGGCAGGGTGTACTTCGTCCAGCACACGACGCGGACCACCCAGTGGGAGGACCCCAGGACGCAGGG cttGTTGAACGACAAGCCGCTGCCTGAGGGCTGGGAGATGAGGTTCACAGTGGACGGCATCCCCTACTTTGTGGACCACAACAGGAGAACCACCACCTACATCGACCCTCGCACAGGGAAGTCCTCGCT GGAGAACGGGCCTCAGATAACCTACGTCAGGGACTTCAAAGCCAAAGTTCAGTACTTCCGGTTCTGGTGTCAG CAACTGTCGATGCCCCAGCACATCAAGATCAGCGTCACCCGCAAAACCCTGTTTGAGGATTCCTTCCAGCAG atCATGAGCTTCCACCCACAAGACCTCAGACGACGTCTCTGGATCATATtcccaggagaggaggggctggacTATGGAGGTGTAGCCAG ggagtgGTTCTTCCTCCTGTCCCACGAGGTGCTGAACCCCATGTACTGTCTGTTCGAGTACGCCGGGAAGGACAACTACTGCCTCCAGATCAACCCTGCCTCCTACATCAACCCCGACCACCTCAAATACTTCAAGTTCATTGGACGCTTCATCGCCATG gctctGTTCCACGGGAAGTTCATCGACACGGGCTTCTCCCTGCCCTTCTACAAGCGCATCCTGAACAAGCCCCTGGCTCTCAAAGACCTGGAGTCCATCGACCCTGAGTTCTACAACTCCCTCATCTGGATCAA AGATAACAACCTGGAGGAGTGCGGTCTGGAGATGTACTTCTCTGTGGATAAGGAGATCCTGGGAGAGGTCACCACCCATGAGCTGAAGCCCGACGGAGGGAATGTTCTGGTCACCGAGGAGAACAAGGAGGAGTACATCCG gctggtgGCAGAGTGGAGGCTCTCCCGGGGTGTCGAGGAGCAGACTCAGGCCTTCTTTGAAGGCTTTAATGAGGTCCTCCCCCAGCAGTACCTGCAGTACTTTGATGCCAAGGAGTTAGAG gTGATGCTGTGTGGGATGCAGGAGATAGACCTGGTGGACTGGCAGAGGAACGCCATCTACAGACACTACGCCCGCAGCAGCAAGCAGATCCTCTGGTTCTGGCAG TTTGTGAAGGAGATGGACAATGAGAAGCGCATGAGGCTGCTGCAGTTTGTCACGGGAACCTGTCGCCTCCCCATGGGCGGTTTTGCTGACCTCATGG ggagtAACGGCCCTCAGAAGTTCTGCATAGAGAAAGTGGGCAAGGAGAACTGGCTTCCAAGAAGCCACACATG CTTTAACCGTCTGGACCTGCCTCCCTATAAGAGCTACGAGCAGCTGAAGGAGAAGCTGATGTTTGCCATCGAGGAGACGGAGGGCTTCGGCCAGGAGTAG
- the pxmp4 gene encoding peroxisomal membrane protein 4 isoform X1 has protein sequence MAGPDLLKTLMYTINNLLQQNQYKAALAVVKGFRNGAVYGAKIRAPHALVMTFLFRSGSLKDKLRAIAKATYTHSRNLAYFVFTYKGLQTLQEKIQGKSLQSQSFLAACLGGWLVFGENNNINSQINMYLLSRILFALSRLAVEKGYIPQPKRDPFPLFATLVWGIVLWLFEYYPHTLQPSLQSSMNYLYHDSNVWHDITDFLVYNKPRTAP, from the exons ATGGCAGGTCCAGATCTGTTAAAGACTCTTATGTACACCATTAATAATTTGCTACAACAAAACCAATATAAAGCTGCCCTCGCTGTTGTCAAAGGATTCAGAAAtggtgctgt TTACGGTGCCAAAATCAGGGCACCACATGCTCTTGTAATGACATTTCTATTCAGAAGTGGAAG TTTGAAGGACAAGCTCAGGGCCATTGCAAAAGCCACCTACACCCACTCCCGCAACCTGGCCTACTTCGTGTTCACTTATAAGGGACTGCAGACATTACAGGAGAAGATCCAGGGCAAAAGTCTCCAGTCACAGTCCTTTTTGGCTGCCTGCCTTGGAGGCTGGTTGGTGTTTGGTGAAAATAACAACATTAATAGCCAG ATCAACATGTATCTGTTGTCAAGGATCCTTTTCGCCCTGTCCCGCTTGGCTGTTGAGAAAGGCTACATACCCCAGCCCAAACGGGATCCTTTCCCCCTCTTCGCCACCCTGGTGTGGGGCATCGTGCTTTGGCTGTTTGAGTactacccacacaccctccagccgTCCCTGCAGTCCTCCATGAACTACCTCTACCATGACAGCAATGTGTGGCATGACATCACAGACTTTCTGGTATACAACAAGCCAAGGACTGCCCCTTAA
- the pxmp4 gene encoding peroxisomal membrane protein 4 isoform X2 has translation MYTINNLLQQNQYKAALAVVKGFRNGAVLKDKLRAIAKATYTHSRNLAYFVFTYKGLQTLQEKIQGKSLQSQSFLAACLGGWLVFGENNNINSQINMYLLSRILFALSRLAVEKGYIPQPKRDPFPLFATLVWGIVLWLFEYYPHTLQPSLQSSMNYLYHDSNVWHDITDFLVYNKPRTAP, from the exons ATGTACACCATTAATAATTTGCTACAACAAAACCAATATAAAGCTGCCCTCGCTGTTGTCAAAGGATTCAGAAAtggtgctgt TTTGAAGGACAAGCTCAGGGCCATTGCAAAAGCCACCTACACCCACTCCCGCAACCTGGCCTACTTCGTGTTCACTTATAAGGGACTGCAGACATTACAGGAGAAGATCCAGGGCAAAAGTCTCCAGTCACAGTCCTTTTTGGCTGCCTGCCTTGGAGGCTGGTTGGTGTTTGGTGAAAATAACAACATTAATAGCCAG ATCAACATGTATCTGTTGTCAAGGATCCTTTTCGCCCTGTCCCGCTTGGCTGTTGAGAAAGGCTACATACCCCAGCCCAAACGGGATCCTTTCCCCCTCTTCGCCACCCTGGTGTGGGGCATCGTGCTTTGGCTGTTTGAGTactacccacacaccctccagccgTCCCTGCAGTCCTCCATGAACTACCTCTACCATGACAGCAATGTGTGGCATGACATCACAGACTTTCTGGTATACAACAAGCCAAGGACTGCCCCTTAA
- the tgm5l gene encoding transglutaminase 5, like isoform X1, giving the protein MGSHIAEKTLQTHSMEDLSVQYVNLEELDNQQKHETQGFTSRSLVVRRGAPFRVTLTLSGRPFNPQTDTLIFKALLGRLQVSFPITFSKKASRSRWGACFNQEGLNTLVPSVFLSTPASAAVGQYSLQLHVLTQHGQKAYMVGRFILLCNPWSREDAVYIPFEDQRDEYVKNESGLLFMGTPRNLVSRPWSFDQYEPGILEICMMILQLSPQHSKNPKQDYLSRGDPVYISRVVSAMINCEDDRGVLKGNWSGDFSQGVPPSRWTRSEDILQLWAKSGFSPVKYGQCWVYAAVMCTVMRVLGIPTRVVTNFNSAHDTNGNLVIEEFYSETGMKLPRTTESIWNFHVWVECWMTRPDLGSGFNGWQVLDPTPQERSGGVFCCGPAPIKAIRDRQVDLPHDVPFVVAEVNADVHMVVVRQGQVISRSIDTERVGSLICTKAVGFPRPSNITANYKANKAPSSSTSSTRSRGSSLSPGGTLSRGSAQGLSVSLALLKMPLSGESISFSVTITNMEAIPKVLKEHVNAQAKTYNHSPSATFWESHSLIQMAPLEVKVLHHNISASQYEGLVGEDLVNLAVVLKDQASFQTFLASEEINVPSPELSIRVSDEDSIVPRKKYQAVVAFTNPFSVPVSGILTVCAAGLIEGKVHSRIHLLQPGASVERSVSFTPRMVGMKMLQASLTLENHPSAIRGFHMVPVKAP; this is encoded by the exons ATGGGTTCTCATATCGCAGAGAAAACGCTTCAGACACACTCAATGGAAG ATTTAAGTGTTCAATATGTcaacctggaggagctggataaCCAACAGAAACATGAGACACAGGGCTTCACATCTAGGAGCCTCGTCGTACGAAGAGGAGCGCCCTTCAGAGTCACCCTGACCCTCAGTGGCAGGCCCTTCAACCCCCAAACTGACACCCTCATCTTCAAAGCCCTACTAG GTCGTCTCCAAGTGTCCTTCCCCATCACCTTCTCCAAGAAGGCCTCTCGGTCCAGATGGGGGGCCTGTTTCAACCAGGAGGGCCTCAATACCCTGgtcccctctgtgttcctctccacccctgcctcGGCCGCTGTGGGCCAGTACAGTCTGCAGCTGCACGTACTCACTCAGCATGGCCAGAAGGCATACATGGTGGGACGCTTCATCCTGCTCTGTAACCCCTGGAGCCGTG AGGACGCGGTGTACATTCCCTTTGAAGACCAGAGAGATGAATATGTCAAGAATGAATCTGGCTTGCTCTTCATGGGCACTCCAAGGAACCTTGTGTCTAGACCGTGGTCTTTTGACCAG TATGAGCCAGGGATCCTGGAGATCTGTATGATGATTCTGCAGCTCAGCCCCCAGCACAGCAAAAACCCAAAACAGGACTATCTGAGCAGAGGAGACCCCGTCTATATCAGCAGGGTCGTGTCGGCCATG ATTAACTGTGAAGACGACCGTGGCGTCCTGAAAGGAAACTGGTCAGGGGACTTCAGTCAGGGTGTGCCCCCCTCCAGGTGGACTAGAAGTGAAGACATTCTACAGCTATGGGCCAAGTCTGGTTTCAGCCCGGTCAAGTATGGCCAGTGCTGGGTATATGCTGCTGTCATGTGCACAG tcaTGCGAGTGCTTGGTATTCCTACCCGAGTCGTCACTAACTTCAACTCCGCCCACGACACCAATGGCAACCTGGTGATTGAGGAGTTCTACAGTGAGACAGGAATGAAACTGCCCCGAACTACCGAGAGCATATG GAACTTCCATGTATGGGTAGAGTGTTGGATGACGCGTCCCGACCTGGGCTCAGGATTTAACGGTTGGCAAGTGTTGGACCCCACCCCACAGGAACGGAgcggag GAGTGTTCTGCTGTGGCCCCGCCCCTATAAAGGCCATCAGAGACAGACAAGTGGACCTGCCTCACGACGTGCCCTTCGTGGTGGCCGAGGTGAACGCCGATGTTCACATGGTCGTTGTGAGGCAGGGTCAGGTGATCAGCCGCAGCATCGACACAGAGAGGGTGGGCTCCCTCATCTGCACCAAGGCCGTCGGTTTCCCCCGGCCGAGCAACATCACAGCCAACTATAAAGCCAACAAAG CTCCGTCATCGAGTACATCGAGTACAAGGTCCAGGGGGTCCTCCCTGTCCCCAGGAGGAACACTGAGCAGAG GTTCCGCCCAGGGCTTGTCCGTGTCCCTGGCCCTGCTGAAGATGCCGCTCTCAGGGGAGAGCATCTCCTTTTCAGTCACCATCACCAACATGGAGGCCATACCCAAGGTCCTGAAAGAGCATGTCAACGCACAGGCCAAGACGTACAACCACAGCCCCTCAGCCACATTCTGGGAGAGCCACAGCCTTATTCAGATGGCCCCCTTAGAAG tCAAGGTGctgcaccacaacatcagtGCGTCCCAGTATGAGGGCCTGGTGGGAGAGGACCTGGTCAACCTGGCAGTGGTGCTGAAGGACCAGGCCAGTTTCCAGACCTTCCTGGCCTCCGAGGAGATTAACGTCCCCAGCCCGGAGCTCTCCATACGG GTTTCAGACGAGGACTCCATTGTTCCACGCAAGAAGTACCAGGCCGTGGTGGCCTTCACCAACCCCTTCTCTGTCCCAGTCAGCGggattctgactgtgtgtgccgCTGGGTTGATAGAGGGGAAGGTTCACTCAAG GATCCACTTGCTTCAGCCAGGGGCCAGTGTGGAGAGGAGTGTCTCTTTCACACCTCGGATGGTGGGGATGAAGATGTTGCAGGCTAGCCTGACCCTGGAGAACCACCCTTCAGCCATCAGAGGATTCCACATGGTTCCTGTCAAGGCTCCCTAG
- the tgm5l gene encoding transglutaminase 5, like isoform X2 → MEDLSVQYVNLEELDNQQKHETQGFTSRSLVVRRGAPFRVTLTLSGRPFNPQTDTLIFKALLGRLQVSFPITFSKKASRSRWGACFNQEGLNTLVPSVFLSTPASAAVGQYSLQLHVLTQHGQKAYMVGRFILLCNPWSREDAVYIPFEDQRDEYVKNESGLLFMGTPRNLVSRPWSFDQYEPGILEICMMILQLSPQHSKNPKQDYLSRGDPVYISRVVSAMINCEDDRGVLKGNWSGDFSQGVPPSRWTRSEDILQLWAKSGFSPVKYGQCWVYAAVMCTVMRVLGIPTRVVTNFNSAHDTNGNLVIEEFYSETGMKLPRTTESIWNFHVWVECWMTRPDLGSGFNGWQVLDPTPQERSGGVFCCGPAPIKAIRDRQVDLPHDVPFVVAEVNADVHMVVVRQGQVISRSIDTERVGSLICTKAVGFPRPSNITANYKANKGHTSSTRSRGSSLSPGGTLSRGSAQGLSVSLALLKMPLSGESISFSVTITNMEAIPKVLKEHVNAQAKTYNHSPSATFWESHSLIQMAPLEVKVLHHNISASQYEGLVGEDLVNLAVVLKDQASFQTFLASEEINVPSPELSIRVSDEDSIVPRKKYQAVVAFTNPFSVPVSGILTVCAAGLIEGKVHSRIHLLQPGASVERSVSFTPRMVGMKMLQASLTLENHPSAIRGFHMVPVKAP, encoded by the exons ATGGAAG ATTTAAGTGTTCAATATGTcaacctggaggagctggataaCCAACAGAAACATGAGACACAGGGCTTCACATCTAGGAGCCTCGTCGTACGAAGAGGAGCGCCCTTCAGAGTCACCCTGACCCTCAGTGGCAGGCCCTTCAACCCCCAAACTGACACCCTCATCTTCAAAGCCCTACTAG GTCGTCTCCAAGTGTCCTTCCCCATCACCTTCTCCAAGAAGGCCTCTCGGTCCAGATGGGGGGCCTGTTTCAACCAGGAGGGCCTCAATACCCTGgtcccctctgtgttcctctccacccctgcctcGGCCGCTGTGGGCCAGTACAGTCTGCAGCTGCACGTACTCACTCAGCATGGCCAGAAGGCATACATGGTGGGACGCTTCATCCTGCTCTGTAACCCCTGGAGCCGTG AGGACGCGGTGTACATTCCCTTTGAAGACCAGAGAGATGAATATGTCAAGAATGAATCTGGCTTGCTCTTCATGGGCACTCCAAGGAACCTTGTGTCTAGACCGTGGTCTTTTGACCAG TATGAGCCAGGGATCCTGGAGATCTGTATGATGATTCTGCAGCTCAGCCCCCAGCACAGCAAAAACCCAAAACAGGACTATCTGAGCAGAGGAGACCCCGTCTATATCAGCAGGGTCGTGTCGGCCATG ATTAACTGTGAAGACGACCGTGGCGTCCTGAAAGGAAACTGGTCAGGGGACTTCAGTCAGGGTGTGCCCCCCTCCAGGTGGACTAGAAGTGAAGACATTCTACAGCTATGGGCCAAGTCTGGTTTCAGCCCGGTCAAGTATGGCCAGTGCTGGGTATATGCTGCTGTCATGTGCACAG tcaTGCGAGTGCTTGGTATTCCTACCCGAGTCGTCACTAACTTCAACTCCGCCCACGACACCAATGGCAACCTGGTGATTGAGGAGTTCTACAGTGAGACAGGAATGAAACTGCCCCGAACTACCGAGAGCATATG GAACTTCCATGTATGGGTAGAGTGTTGGATGACGCGTCCCGACCTGGGCTCAGGATTTAACGGTTGGCAAGTGTTGGACCCCACCCCACAGGAACGGAgcggag GAGTGTTCTGCTGTGGCCCCGCCCCTATAAAGGCCATCAGAGACAGACAAGTGGACCTGCCTCACGACGTGCCCTTCGTGGTGGCCGAGGTGAACGCCGATGTTCACATGGTCGTTGTGAGGCAGGGTCAGGTGATCAGCCGCAGCATCGACACAGAGAGGGTGGGCTCCCTCATCTGCACCAAGGCCGTCGGTTTCCCCCGGCCGAGCAACATCACAGCCAACTATAAAGCCAACAAAGGTCA TACATCGAGTACAAGGTCCAGGGGGTCCTCCCTGTCCCCAGGAGGAACACTGAGCAGAG GTTCCGCCCAGGGCTTGTCCGTGTCCCTGGCCCTGCTGAAGATGCCGCTCTCAGGGGAGAGCATCTCCTTTTCAGTCACCATCACCAACATGGAGGCCATACCCAAGGTCCTGAAAGAGCATGTCAACGCACAGGCCAAGACGTACAACCACAGCCCCTCAGCCACATTCTGGGAGAGCCACAGCCTTATTCAGATGGCCCCCTTAGAAG tCAAGGTGctgcaccacaacatcagtGCGTCCCAGTATGAGGGCCTGGTGGGAGAGGACCTGGTCAACCTGGCAGTGGTGCTGAAGGACCAGGCCAGTTTCCAGACCTTCCTGGCCTCCGAGGAGATTAACGTCCCCAGCCCGGAGCTCTCCATACGG GTTTCAGACGAGGACTCCATTGTTCCACGCAAGAAGTACCAGGCCGTGGTGGCCTTCACCAACCCCTTCTCTGTCCCAGTCAGCGggattctgactgtgtgtgccgCTGGGTTGATAGAGGGGAAGGTTCACTCAAG GATCCACTTGCTTCAGCCAGGGGCCAGTGTGGAGAGGAGTGTCTCTTTCACACCTCGGATGGTGGGGATGAAGATGTTGCAGGCTAGCCTGACCCTGGAGAACCACCCTTCAGCCATCAGAGGATTCCACATGGTTCCTGTCAAGGCTCCCTAG